Within Microbacterium proteolyticum, the genomic segment CCGAACAGCGCGTCGCCCACGTCGGCCCAGTTCATGCGTCGTCCTCGTCGTGGTGGTGGTGGGCCTCGTCGGCGTCGGGCGCACCCACGACGACGAGTCGTCCGCCGGCGCGGGTCACGAAGACCGGTGCGCCGTAGAGGGCGCTGAGCGTCTCGGACGTCAGCACCTCGTCGGGGGTGCCGAGCGTGAAACGGCCGTGGGCGATGTACAGGATGCGGTCCACGTTCGCCAGAACGGGATTGATGTCGTGGGTGACCAGCAGCACCGCGGCGTCGCGCTCGCGCCGGTGGCGGTCGATGAGCCGCACCACCGCCTGCTGGTTCGCCAGGTCGAGGCTCGTCAGGGGCTCATCGCACAGCAGCAGGCGGGGGTCGTCGGCGAGTGCCTGCCCCACGCGGAGCCGCTGCTGCTCGCCGCCGGAGAGCAACCCGACCGGGCGGTCGGCGAACGCGTCGGCGCCCACCGCCGCGAGCAGTTCGTCGATGCGGGCACGATCCTTGCGGCGCGAGAACGGCAGCCCGAACCGGTGCCCGTCGACCCCGAGCCCGACGATGTCGCGTCCGCGCAGCGGCGTCTCGCGGGGCAGCGGCCGCTGCTGCGGCACGTAGCCGATGCGGCGGTTGCCGGCACGGCGGACCGGGGCGCCGAGCGCCTCGATCGTGCCGCCGCTCAGCCGCTCGAGGCCGAGGATGGCCCGGAGCAGCGTCGTCTTGCCCGAGCCGCTGGGACCCAGGACCGCAACGAGCTC encodes:
- a CDS encoding metal ABC transporter ATP-binding protein, which codes for MSDAVPLRIRGAALERGGRELWSGLDLQVEPGELVAVLGPSGSGKTTLLRAILGLERLSGGTIEALGAPVRRAGNRRIGYVPQQRPLPRETPLRGRDIVGLGVDGHRFGLPFSRRKDRARIDELLAAVGADAFADRPVGLLSGGEQQRLRVGQALADDPRLLLCDEPLTSLDLANQQAVVRLIDRHRRERDAAVLLVTHDINPVLANVDRILYIAHGRFTLGTPDEVLTSETLSALYGAPVFVTRAGGRLVVVGAPDADEAHHHHDEDDA